In a genomic window of Octadecabacter temperatus:
- a CDS encoding DUF1127 domain-containing protein, with protein sequence MAAIAFRTANAKSGFSLVAMIGTFVSWNDRRMTRNTLNKLSNRELDDIGLVRGDIENIARGNIIR encoded by the coding sequence ATGGCAGCCATCGCTTTCCGCACTGCAAACGCAAAATCCGGTTTTTCCCTTGTTGCCATGATTGGCACATTCGTTTCTTGGAATGACCGTCGTATGACGCGCAACACACTTAACAAATTGTCCAACCGTGAGCTCGACGATATCGGCCTCGTACGCGGTGACATCGAAAACATCGCCCGCGGCAACATTATCCGCTGA
- the ruvC gene encoding crossover junction endodeoxyribonuclease RuvC produces the protein MRVLGIDPGLVNMGWGVIHVDGSRLSHVANGVCKSGKGDLAVRLLALHDQLEAVIAQYAPDAAAVEQTFVNSNGAATLKLGQARGVAMLVPARAGLTVGEYAPNAIKKAVVGVGHADKAQIAHMVKLQLPGVDLNGPDAADALAIAICHSHHLQSARATARVAKATHAGIMA, from the coding sequence ATGCGGGTTTTGGGCATTGATCCAGGTTTGGTGAACATGGGCTGGGGAGTGATTCACGTGGATGGATCACGGCTAAGCCATGTCGCAAATGGTGTTTGCAAGTCGGGCAAAGGTGATTTGGCCGTGCGGCTTTTGGCGCTTCATGACCAGCTTGAAGCTGTGATCGCGCAATACGCGCCGGACGCCGCCGCCGTGGAGCAGACTTTTGTGAATTCAAACGGGGCTGCAACGCTGAAGCTGGGGCAGGCGCGCGGTGTGGCAATGCTGGTACCCGCGCGCGCTGGGCTGACTGTGGGGGAATACGCGCCGAATGCGATTAAGAAAGCGGTGGTTGGCGTGGGGCATGCGGACAAAGCGCAGATCGCTCATATGGTGAAGCTGCAATTGCCGGGTGTCGATCTGAATGGACCGGATGCTGCGGACGCATTGGCAATCGCGATTTGCCACTCACATCATCTACAATCAGCGCGGGCGACGGCAAGGGTTGCAAAAGCTACGCACGCTGGGATCATGGCATGA
- the ruvA gene encoding Holliday junction branch migration protein RuvA, producing MIGRIAGRLEYRAADHVLIDVKGVGYIVYVSDRVMATLPGVGEAVALYTDLLVREDLLQLFGFTTLVEKEWHRLLMSVQGIGAKASMAILGTLGADGVSRAIALGDWAAVATAKGVGPKTAKKTILELKDKAHSVMAMAGAAPAAGGGASPTTDAADDAVLEPISAPVEASGAAQSDALSALGNLGYGPSDAASAVAQAAGENEGADAATLIRAALKLLAPKG from the coding sequence ATGATCGGGCGTATCGCCGGAAGGCTAGAGTATCGCGCAGCCGATCATGTGCTGATTGACGTCAAAGGTGTGGGCTACATTGTCTATGTCAGTGACCGCGTGATGGCGACATTGCCAGGCGTCGGCGAAGCCGTTGCGCTTTATACGGACCTGCTGGTGCGCGAAGACCTGTTGCAGCTGTTCGGGTTCACGACATTGGTGGAAAAAGAATGGCACAGGTTGCTGATGTCCGTGCAAGGCATTGGCGCGAAAGCATCAATGGCGATTTTGGGGACCTTGGGCGCTGACGGTGTGAGCCGCGCAATTGCGCTGGGCGATTGGGCTGCGGTCGCGACGGCCAAAGGTGTAGGACCGAAGACCGCCAAGAAGACCATTCTGGAGCTAAAAGACAAAGCCCATAGTGTGATGGCCATGGCCGGAGCTGCACCTGCGGCGGGCGGGGGGGCGTCGCCCACCACTGACGCGGCGGACGACGCCGTGCTTGAACCGATCAGCGCACCTGTTGAGGCCAGCGGAGCGGCGCAATCTGATGCGTTGTCCGCGTTGGGTAATCTTGGGTATGGGCCATCTGATGCAGCAAGTGCTGTGGCGCAAGCGGCCGGTGAGAATGAGGGCGCAGATGCGGCGACCCTAATCCGCGCGGCACTAAAATTGCTGGCTCCGAAGGGGTAG